A stretch of the Bacteroidales bacterium genome encodes the following:
- a CDS encoding acyl transferase: MSEYYPDFESLFTTATSEGFKSACLGAFRYQNNANPVYKQFCDLLGIRVDDVIEVEKIPFLPVELFRTHKIQCGKHQPEKIFTSSGTTGQATSKHYVTDLLVYNKSLLRCFEMNYGPVSDYCILALLPSYLEREGSSLVYMIQNLMQQSGHADNGFYLYDHHKLAETIEKLVAQKQKTILIGVSFALLDFSEKHPIALPENFIVMETGGMKGRRREMVREELHEILGSRFQIPVIHSEYGMTELLSQAYSKGKGFFRTPPWMKILIRDLNDPFRNLPAERTGAINIIDLANIHSCSFISTQDLGRINDDETFEVLGRFDNSDVKGCNLMVQ, translated from the coding sequence ATGTCAGAATATTATCCAGATTTCGAAAGCTTGTTCACAACCGCCACAAGCGAAGGGTTCAAAAGTGCCTGTCTTGGTGCTTTTCGTTATCAGAATAACGCAAATCCGGTTTATAAACAATTCTGTGATTTGTTGGGCATAAGGGTTGATGATGTGATAGAAGTTGAGAAAATCCCATTTCTTCCTGTTGAACTTTTCAGGACTCATAAAATACAATGCGGTAAGCACCAGCCAGAAAAGATTTTTACTAGCAGCGGCACCACGGGACAGGCAACATCAAAACATTATGTGACTGATTTGTTAGTTTATAACAAAAGTTTGCTTCGTTGTTTTGAAATGAATTATGGCCCAGTGTCAGATTATTGCATCCTCGCTCTATTGCCTTCTTACCTCGAACGCGAAGGTTCAAGCCTGGTGTATATGATTCAGAATCTGATGCAACAAAGCGGACATGCTGATAATGGTTTTTATTTGTACGATCATCACAAGCTGGCTGAAACTATTGAGAAACTAGTTGCACAAAAGCAAAAAACCATTTTGATCGGGGTAAGTTTTGCCTTGCTTGATTTCTCAGAAAAACATCCGATTGCACTGCCTGAAAATTTCATTGTTATGGAAACAGGAGGCATGAAAGGCCGCCGGAGGGAAATGGTTCGAGAAGAACTGCATGAAATACTTGGTTCGCGATTTCAAATTCCCGTGATCCATTCCGAATACGGGATGACTGAATTGCTCTCACAAGCCTACTCAAAAGGCAAAGGTTTTTTCCGAACCCCTCCCTGGATGAAAATCCTGATCCGGGATTTGAACGATCCTTTCCGTAATTTGCCAGCTGAAAGAACCGGCGCTATCAATATCATTGACCTTGCCAACATTCATTCTTGTTCTTTCATTTCCACGCAGGACCTCGGAAGGATCAACGATGACGAAACCTTTGAAGTGCTTGGCCGCTTTGATAACAGCGATGTGAAGGGGTGTAATTTGATGGTGCAGTAG
- a CDS encoding SOS response-associated peptidase, with protein MCGRFSLTTDEAILNERFRLASGIEPYVARYNCAPTQKLAVITNEEPRHLSYFHWGLIPFWAKDEKIGSKMINARAESIEEKPSYRNAFRQRRCLVLADGFYEWKNENGKKPYRITMKDLQPFAMAGIWETWKNPEGKKINSFSIITTSANELMKNIHERMPVILPSEFEETWLKSNDPREIRELLQAFESEKMQAYEVSKLVNSPGNDNSAVILPLDGK; from the coding sequence ATGTGCGGACGTTTTTCACTTACAACCGATGAAGCCATTCTGAATGAGCGGTTCAGACTGGCGAGTGGCATTGAACCTTATGTAGCCAGGTACAATTGCGCTCCTACCCAAAAACTTGCTGTGATTACCAATGAAGAACCACGGCATCTGAGCTATTTCCATTGGGGATTGATTCCCTTTTGGGCCAAAGATGAAAAGATTGGCAGCAAAATGATCAATGCCCGGGCTGAAAGCATTGAAGAAAAACCGTCTTATCGAAATGCATTCCGTCAGCGCCGTTGCCTCGTGCTTGCCGATGGGTTTTACGAATGGAAAAACGAAAATGGCAAAAAGCCATACAGGATAACAATGAAAGATCTGCAGCCTTTCGCTATGGCCGGAATCTGGGAAACATGGAAGAATCCTGAAGGCAAGAAAATCAATTCATTTTCCATTATCACCACCTCAGCCAATGAGCTGATGAAAAACATCCATGAGCGTATGCCTGTAATACTGCCATCGGAATTTGAAGAAACCTGGCTTAAAAGTAATGATCCCCGCGAAATTCGGGAATTGCTGCAAGCTTTTGAATCGGAAAAAATGCAGGCCTATGAGGTTTCAAAGCTGGTGAATTCGCCGGGGAATGATAATTCCGCTGTGATTTTACCGTTGGATGGAAAATGA
- the elbB gene encoding isoprenoid biosynthesis glyoxalase ElbB: MKKFAVIVSGCGVYDGAEIHETVMTLLAIKKAGADYQLFAPDMMQHHVINHLTGEEMPEKRNVLVESARLTRGNIKPLAEYDPKDYDAIILPGGFGVAKNLCTYAFDGADCKVNPDVEKAVKDTHTNKKPIGALCIAPTLIARLLGDVELTVGEHAETVEAITKMGSKHVKTTHGEVVVDKKHNVFSTPCYMLDADIIHIELGAMNVVKAMMEVM; this comes from the coding sequence ATGAAAAAGTTTGCAGTAATAGTTTCAGGGTGCGGCGTTTACGATGGCGCCGAAATTCACGAAACAGTAATGACACTTCTTGCTATTAAAAAAGCCGGCGCAGATTATCAGTTGTTTGCCCCGGATATGATGCAGCATCATGTAATCAACCACCTCACCGGCGAGGAAATGCCGGAAAAAAGAAACGTGCTGGTTGAGTCAGCTAGGCTAACACGGGGAAATATCAAACCTTTGGCTGAATACGATCCAAAGGATTATGATGCAATTATCCTTCCTGGAGGTTTCGGCGTGGCCAAAAACCTGTGCACATATGCCTTTGATGGAGCCGATTGCAAAGTAAATCCTGATGTTGAAAAAGCTGTGAAAGACACACATACTAACAAAAAACCGATTGGCGCACTCTGTATTGCACCGACGTTGATTGCAAGGTTGCTCGGCGATGTTGAGCTTACTGTTGGCGAGCATGCAGAAACAGTTGAAGCCATTACCAAGATGGGATCGAAACATGTGAAAACCACTCATGGTGAAGTAGTAGTTGACAAAAAGCACAATGTGTTTTCAACACCATGTTATATGCTTGACGCAGACATTATCCACATTGAACTTGGCGCCATGAATGTGGTAAAGGCGATGATGGAGGTAATGTAG
- a CDS encoding NUDIX hydrolase, with amino-acid sequence MHTYKFPRPAVTVDIIVFRNSMSEVLLIKRLHPPFEGKWALPGGFMDMDETLEEAAVRELEEETGLKGIVLSQLHAFSALDRDPRHRTVSVAFYGVLENDRASVKAGSDAKEAEWFKLNTLPPLAFDHEEILEIAFRKLL; translated from the coding sequence ATGCACACCTACAAATTCCCCCGCCCCGCTGTAACCGTTGATATCATCGTGTTCAGAAATAGCATGAGCGAAGTTTTGCTGATCAAACGCCTTCACCCGCCCTTTGAAGGCAAGTGGGCATTGCCGGGCGGTTTTATGGACATGGATGAAACCCTCGAAGAAGCGGCGGTTCGGGAACTGGAAGAAGAAACCGGACTTAAAGGAATTGTGCTAAGTCAGCTACACGCTTTCAGTGCCCTCGACCGCGATCCCCGCCACCGCACCGTTTCTGTTGCGTTTTATGGAGTGCTTGAAAATGACCGGGCTTCAGTCAAAGCTGGTTCAGATGCCAAAGAGGCTGAATGGTTCAAGTTGAACACACTACCACCCCTTGCTTTCGATCATGAGGAAATACTGGAAATAGCTTTCAGGAAACTCTTATAA
- the rsmI gene encoding 16S rRNA (cytidine(1402)-2'-O)-methyltransferase — protein MPGKLYLVPTPIGNLEDITLRAIRTLKEVDLILAEDTRTSGVLLKHHGISRPLQSHHIHNEHKTVETLANRINDGLNVALISDAGTPSISDPGFLLVRTCIEAGVDVECLPGATSFVPALVVSGLPSDRFHFEGFLPPKKGRKTRLEYLAQLDCTVIFFESPHRIAKTLKELIQYFGSERKASLSRELSKLHEETLRGTLAELAVITESRALKGEMVVVVGSSSGSSSRK, from the coding sequence ATGCCCGGAAAACTCTATCTCGTTCCAACGCCCATCGGCAACCTTGAAGACATAACGCTGCGGGCCATCAGAACTTTAAAGGAAGTTGATCTGATCCTGGCCGAAGACACACGAACTTCAGGCGTGCTGCTCAAGCATCACGGTATTTCCCGGCCGCTGCAATCGCATCATATTCATAACGAGCACAAAACTGTTGAAACACTCGCTAATCGCATCAATGATGGATTAAACGTGGCACTGATCAGCGATGCCGGAACACCGTCCATAAGCGATCCGGGTTTTTTACTCGTGCGAACCTGCATCGAAGCTGGTGTAGATGTAGAATGTCTTCCGGGCGCAACATCCTTTGTTCCCGCACTGGTAGTTTCGGGACTGCCATCTGATCGCTTTCATTTTGAAGGCTTCCTGCCACCAAAGAAAGGAAGGAAAACCCGGCTGGAGTATTTGGCTCAACTTGATTGTACGGTAATATTTTTCGAATCGCCACACCGGATCGCCAAAACTTTAAAAGAATTAATTCAATATTTTGGTAGCGAACGCAAAGCCAGCCTTTCACGCGAACTTTCAAAGCTTCACGAGGAAACCCTCAGAGGAACCCTGGCTGAATTGGCCGTGATCACTGAAAGCCGGGCTTTGAAAGGGGAGATGGTGGTTGTGGTTGGCAGTAGCAGCGGCAGTAGCAGTAGGAAGTAG